The Pseudomonas sp. SCB32 DNA window TCTTGATGCCTTCGGCGATGACTTCGACAGCGGCGTAGGCCGGGAACACGAACGGACCGCTCGGGTCTTCGTTCTTGGCCTTGAAGGCGTCAACCAGGGACTTGTTCTTCGGATCCTGGTCGAAGGACTTCGGCAGGGTCACGTACAGGCCTTCGGAAGCGGGGCCGGCGATGGCGGAGATCTCTTTGTTACCCACGCCTTCCGGGCCCATGAAGCCGACTTTCAGGCCCTTCTCGGAAGCCTGGCGCAGGAGCAGGCCAAGTTCCGGGTGGTAGCCGCCGTAGTAGACGAAGTCCACCTTGGCTTGCTTGAGCTTGGCGATCATCGCGGAGAAGTCCTTGTCGCCGGCGTTGATGCCTTCGAACAGGGCAACCTTGATGCCGGCGCCTTCCAGGGTCTTCTTCACGGCAGTGGCGATGCCTTCGCCGTACTGCTGTTTGTCGTGGATCACGGCCACGGTCTTGGGCTTGATGTGCTCGGCGATGAACTTGCCGGCGGTCGGGCCCTGCAGGCTGTCCAGACCGATGGTACGGAAGATCAGCTTGTAACCGCGGGAGGTGATGTCCGGGCTGGTGGACGCCGGGGTGATCATGATCACGCCTTCGTCTTCGTAGATGTCGGATGCCGGTTGAGTGGAGCTGGAGCAGAGGTGGCCAACTACGAACTTGATGCCATCGTTGACGACTTTGTTGGCTACGGCCACGGCTTGTTTCGGATCGCAAGCGTCGTCATAGACTACGCCTTCCAGTTGCTTGCCATTTACGCCGCCAGCCTTGTTGATCTGCTCAATGGCCATTTTCGCGCCAACGAACTGCATCTCCCCATACTGGGCGACGGCGCCGGTCACCGGGCCGGCCAGAGCGATCTTGATAGTGTCGGCGGCCATGGAGTAGCTGGCAACGCCGGCGAGTGCCATGGCGGTGAACAGCTGGGAAAGACGCTGAGTACCCTTTTTCATAGTGCTCCACTCTTCTTGTGTTATTCGTTTTTGTAGTCCTGGTAGCCGAAGGCTGCCGAACCGGGATTGCCCCGGACAGGCCCACCGGCAACTGTACCGGTACAGTGTAGAGTGCCGCTTTACCGCTTGAAAAGCGGGGGGCGGCGGGCTGGCCGAGCGTATGTCGCAACGTTGACACAAACGTACAGAAAAACGGCGCCTTCCCGATTCCTCCCAGAGGGTTTCCGTCATCCGGAAAGCACTGTCCGAACCTTGCCTGGCGCGGCCTCGGCGCTATCATGGCGTCGACCGTTTACCAGGTGAGATCCATGACTGAACAAGCTAGCACCCTCTATGCCAAGTTGCTTGGCGAAACCGCGAAGATTTCCTGGCAGGAGCTCGCGCCGTTCTTCGCCCGCGGCAACCTGCTCAAAGTCGAGGGGTCCGCCGATCTGGTGGAAGTCGCGGTGGGCGTGGCTGAGGACGACAAGGCAAAGGTTGCCGCGTGGCTTGCGAGCGGTGAACTGAGCAAGGTCGACGAAATTCAGGCGGAGGATTTCCTCGCCCGTGATCCGGAACTCTGGGCGGTGGTGATCGCGCCCTGGGTGCTGGTACAGGAAAGAGTTCGAAAAGACGTTCTGCACTGACACAGAACGATTTCCAATTCGCCAAGGCGCGCTAGACTATCTGGATTCCATAGAAGGAGATTCGCCATGTTCGAACCGGGCCATCTGCATCTCCAGGCCATGCCGGGACTGGATCAGCAGGAAATTGACGCTCACATTTATTACGAAGTTCGCAGGGATGCGGAGAACGGCACCTATGTGCACTTCACCATGAAAGGCGAAATCGACCGCGCTGCCTTCAGCGAAGAGTGGGACATGCCCAAGGAGCAGGCCTTCAACTTCGCCAGCGATGCGACCCGCATTGCGCAGAAGCATGGCTTGCACCCGCGCTTTGGCGCCGTTGTGCGCAATCACAAGGAGTACGATGCGATGTTCGAGGACATCCGTCAGAAACTCGGCACCCATTATGGTGACCCGGTGGACCTCGATGAGGTGATTCGCTAAGGCGAAGCGGACAGAATGTAGAAGCCCGGCCATGTGCCGGGCTTTTTGTTGCGCGTTGCTTCTGTAGGAGCGGGCCATGCCCGCGTTTCGCGGACGGAGTCCGCTCCTACACGATCAAGGGCCCGCATGCCGCGTCAGTGACTCACCCAGCGCTGCCGCGCCCAGGCGCTCAGCGTATCGACGCCCAATACCAGGAGCAGCATGGCGAGAATCACCGTCGCCGCCTGTGCCTGCTGGAACAGGCTGAGGCTGAAATAGAGCATCTGCCCCAGGCCGCCGGCACCGACGAAGCCAAGCACGCTGGCCATGCGGATGTTGTTCTCCCAGCGGTAGAGCATGTAGGCCACCAATTGCGGCCAGACCGCCGGCAGTGTGCCGTAGGCAAAGGCGGCGACTCGTCCGCCGCCGGCCAGGCGCACGGCTTCAGCGGGAGCGGTGGGGGTGTTTTCCAGTGCCTCGGCGAATAGCCGGCCGAGCACGCCGCCGGTGTGCAGCGCCAGGGCCAGGGTGCCGGCGTTCGGTCCCAGCCCTGCGGCCAGCACCATCAGCGCGCCCCAGACCAACTCCGGCACCGCGCGCAGGGCGTTGAGCAGCAAGCGCGACAGACTCTGGGCGACTCGGCCGAAGCGTCCGGCGGCCGGTAGCGCCAGCAACATGCCGAGAAGCGCCGCGAGCAGGGTGCCGATGGCGGACATGGCCAGCGTTTCCAGAGCGCCTCGACCAATGGCCTGCAGGTGTGGGGCGGAAAGGTCCGGGGAGAGGAAATCGCGCGCGTAGGCGAGCATCTGGCCGAGGCCTTTGGCGCTGAAGAGGCCGCCGGTGTCCATCTCCAGGTAGGCGAACGACGCCACTACCGCGATCAGTACGGCGAGCAGCCAGGCCAGGCTGCGCAGCAATCCGCTCATTCGAGCCTCCCGCGCAGGAAGCGGCTGAGCAGGTCGGCGCCGAGCACCAGGACGAGGAAGGTCAGCAGGATGGCGGAGACTTCGCCGCCGGCGAACATACGCAGCGACAGGTCGATCTGCTGGCCGAGGCCGCCAGCGCCGACGAAGCCCATCACCACCGAGGCGCGGATCGCGCATTCCCAGCGGTAGACGGTGTACGAGATCAGCTCCGGTGCCGCCGCGGGCAGGACGCCGTAGGCGAAGGCCTGCAGGCGCGAGCCGCCGCCCAGCAGTACGGCGCGCGTCGGTCGTGGGTCCACCGATTCGAAGATTTCCGCATAGACCTTGCCGAGCATGCCGCCATAGGTGATGGCAATCGCCAACACGCCGGCGGTCGGACCCAGGCCCACGGCGCGGACGAACAGCAGCGCCCAGACGATTTCCGGCACGCTGCGCAGCAGGATCAGCAGACCGCGCACCGGCCAGCGCAGAGCGCGCGCCCACCAGGCCGGCAGGCCGCCGCGGGGCAGGGCGGAAATCGACAGCGCGCGGGTGGCCAGCAGGGCGGCGGGGAAGGCGATCAGCCAGGCCAGTGCCATGCCGGCGGTGGCGATGGCCAGCGTTTCCAGGGTGGCGCGGCCGAGCAGACCGAGGAATTCGGCGTCATGGGCCGGCGGCCAGAAGCCGCCGAGGAAATTGGCCATGGTCCGCGCGTTGTCGCCGCTGAACAGGCCGGCGATATCCAGCTCGGAGAGGCGCAGGCCCGGCCACAGCAGGGCCAGGGCGAGCAGGGTGAGCAGCAGGCGCGGCAGCGCGGCGGGGTCGCGGGGCGGGCTCTTCGAAAGCGCTGGGTTCAGCATCGCGGAATCTGCACCACCACAGGCTTGCCCACCGGCGAGGAGCTGTCCTGCCGTCCCAGTTTCTCGTTGGCGTAGAGCGCTCGCAGGTCGTCCGGGGTGACTTTCTCCGCAGGCTTGTCGAAGGCGATGCGGCCGTCGCGTACGCCGACGATGCGCGGGAAGTGCTCCAGCGCCAGATCCACCGCATGCAGGCTGGCCAGCAGCGTCACGCCACGGTTCTGCGCCTCGCGGGTGAGCACGCCGAGGGTGTGGCCGGCGAGCACCGGGTCCATCGCCGAGACGGGTTCGTCCGCCAGCAGTACTTCGGCCTGCTGATACAGCGCGCGGGCGATACCGACGCGTTGCAGCTGGCCCCCCGAGAGCTGGTCGCAGCGTTCGAACAGCTTGTCGCCCAGGTCCAGGCGTTGCAGTTCAGCGCGGGCGCCTGCGCTGTCAAGCGGATAGAGCAGGCTGGCCAGGCTCTTCCACAGCGACCACTGGCCAAGTCGGCCGGCGAGTACGGCGGTGACCACCCGCTGGCGTGGCGGCAGCGGCGGTGCCTGGTGCACCAGGGCGACGCGCGCGCGCAGGCGCTGGCGCGCCGAGTCGCCCAGCGCCCAGGGTTGGGCGCCGAGCAGTTCGAAATTGCCCGCCGAAGGTTTCAGGGCGGTGGCCAGTACGCGCAGGAGGGTGGTCTTGCCGGCGCCCGAGGGGCCGATGATCGCCACCCGTTCGCCGGCTTCGACCGCGAGATCGATGCCGGCGAGCGAACGCTGGCCGTTGGCGTGGAAGTGCTCCACGCCGGTCAGTTTCAGGGTCACTTCAGGAGGCCGGCGGCGCGAGCCGACTCCTCGATACCCTTGTAGTTCTCAGGCTTGGTCTCGATGAAGCGGCTGGCCGCTTGCAGGTCGAGGATTTCCTTATCGCGCGGCTTGCTCGGGTCGAGGGCGAGGAAGGCCTTCTTGATCTTCTCGGCCAGCGCCGGATCGAGGTTGCCACGCACGGTCCAGTTGTAGTCGTAGTAGGTCGGGGTGGTGGCGAAGACCTTCACCTTGTTGGTGTCGACCTTGCCGGCGTCCACCAGCTTCTGCCACACCGATGCGTTCAGCACGCCGGCGTCGACCTTGCCGGCCTGGACCCAGGCGACGGTGGCGTCGTGGGCGCCGGAATAGGCCACGCGGGAGAAGAACTGCTCGGGTACCACACCGTCCTTCTGCATGAAATAGCGCGGCATCAGGCTGCCGGAGGTGGACGACACGGAACCGAAGGCAAAGGTCTTGCCCTTGAGGTCCTGGATCGACTTCACGTTCGGGTCGGCGGTGATGAATTTGCTGGTGAACTGCTGGTCCTGCTCGCGCTGTACCAGCGGGATGGCGTTGCCGGTCTTCAGGCGCGCCTGGACGAAGGTGAAACCGCCCAGCCAGGCCATGTCCAGACGATCGGAAGCCAGGGCCTCGACCACGCCGGCATAGTCGGATACCGGAATGAACTTAACGGGTATGCCCAGCTGTTCTTCCAGGTAGGCGCCCAGCGGTTTGAACTTGCGCAGCAGTTCGGTGGGGGCTTCATCGGGGATGGCCGAGACCTTCAGTTCCTTCAGGGCTTCGGCATGGGTAACGGACGCAGCAAAGGACAGCGCAAAGCAGGCGGCGAGCGCCAGGGTGCGTTTCAGCATGGAGCAGTCTCCGGTTCAATAGCGGAAAAAGCCTGGGAAGTTTAGCGGCTGTCTGCCCGCGTATACCCCGACCCAGGGGACACGCACTGCCGGCAGGCTCGGCCTTCGAGCCAGCTGATGATCTGCTGCGCGTCGGCAGAACGGCGTTGAGAATGGCCTCGGATGCTCATTTACTCTCGTAAATTCCGCTCCTCGTCCCTTCTCGCCTTGTTCTGCGCTAGCTCGCGAGATCCTCAGCAGGCTCTTTGCCTTCGCGGGGGTTAAGATGGTCGCCCCCGTGCCCGCTATTTTGCCTCACAGGAGTTACCGATGTCTGCCCTGCCTTCCATTGCCTTTGCCGGTCTGGGCCTGATGGGCGTGCCCATGTCCCGCCGCCTGCTCGCCGCCGGCTACCCGCTGAGCGTGTGGAACCGTTCTGCCGGCAAGCGCGAACTGCTCGCGGGGGAGGGCGCCCGCGCCGTGGAAACGCCGGGACAGCTGTGCGCCGAGGCCGAGGTGGTGATGCTCTGCCTGGCCGATACCGCCGCCGTACGCGAGGTGGTGTTCGGCGAGGGTGGCATCGTCGAGAATGCCCGCGCCGGCCAGGTGCTGGTGGATTTCTCCAGCCTGGAGCCCGCCGCCACCCGCGAGATGGCCGCCGAGCTGGAAGCGCGCACCGGCATGCGCTGGGTCGATGCGCCGGTCTCCGGGGGTACACCGGGGGCCGAGGCCGGCAGCCTGGCGATCATGGCCGGCGGTCGCGTCGAGGACATCGAGCGCGTACGGCCGATCCTGGCGAACCTTGGCCAGCGCCTGACGCGCATGGGGGATGTTGGCGCCGGGCAGGTGACCAAGGTGTGCAACCAGATGATCGTTGCCTGCAATGCGCTGGTGATCGCCGAGGTGGTAGCGCTGGCGGAGAAGTCCGGCGTCGATGCCAGCCTGATCGCCCCGGCCTTGGCCGGCGGCTTCGCCGATTCAAAACCCCTGCAGATCCTTGCCCCGCAGATGGCCGAAAGCAGCTTCGAACCGGTGAAGTGGCACGTGCGCACGCTGCTCAAGGACCTGGATACCGCCGTGAAGCTTTCCCGCGAGGAAGGCTCGGCCACGCCCATGAGCGGCCTTGCCGCGCAACTGATGCGCCTGCACGGCAGCCAGGGCAATCTCGAACGCGACCCGGCTACCCTGGTCGAGCAATACCGTCAGTCGAAGGAAATTTCCGCATGAAACTCTGCGCCAACCTGTCCCTGTTGTTCACCGAAGTTCCGCTGCTGCAGCGTATCGACGCTGCCGCGAAAGCCGGCTTCGATGGCGTGGAAATCCAGTTCCCCTACGACGTTCCGGCCGAGCAGTTGAAGGCCGCGCTGGATGAGGCCGGCATGCCGCTGGTGCTGATCAACCTGCCGGCCGGCGACCTGATGCAAGGCGGTCCGGGCATCGCCGCCGTGCCGGAGCGCACGGCGGAGTTCGAGGCAGCGCTGGCCCAGGCGCTGGACTATGCGCGCATCGTCAAGCCGCAGCACATCAACGTGCTGGCAGGCCGGCTGGTCGAAGGACTGGAGCGCGAGGTCGCGCTGCAGACCCTGGCCGAACGCCTGCGCGCCACGTGCGATGCCTTCGCCGGCACGGGCACCGATGTGCTGATGGAGGCCATCAACTGCCACGACATGAAGGACTTCCTGCTCAACACCCCCGAGCACCTGCAGGACATGCTGGAGCGCGTGGCGCGGGAAAACCTGCGCGCGCAACTGGACCTCTACCACATGGCGCGTATGGGCCTGGAACTGGTGGATTGCATCTATGCGCTGATGGGCCAGATCGGCCATGTGCAGTTCGCCGACTACCCCGAGCGCGGTGAGCCGGGTTCCGGCGAGATGGATTTCGAGGTGCCGCTGCAGGTGCTCGGCGACGTCGGCTATGACGGTTGGCTGGGCGCGGAGTACCGTCCCA harbors:
- a CDS encoding branched-chain amino acid ABC transporter substrate-binding protein; protein product: MKKGTQRLSQLFTAMALAGVASYSMAADTIKIALAGPVTGAVAQYGEMQFVGAKMAIEQINKAGGVNGKQLEGVVYDDACDPKQAVAVANKVVNDGIKFVVGHLCSSSTQPASDIYEDEGVIMITPASTSPDITSRGYKLIFRTIGLDSLQGPTAGKFIAEHIKPKTVAVIHDKQQYGEGIATAVKKTLEGAGIKVALFEGINAGDKDFSAMIAKLKQAKVDFVYYGGYHPELGLLLRQASEKGLKVGFMGPEGVGNKEISAIAGPASEGLYVTLPKSFDQDPKNKSLVDAFKAKNEDPSGPFVFPAYAAVEVIAEGIKKAGSEETDKVAAALRANNFDTPTGTLAFDEKGDLKNFNFVVYQWHKDGTKTEAK
- a CDS encoding phosphonate ABC transporter ATP-binding protein: MTLKLTGVEHFHANGQRSLAGIDLAVEAGERVAIIGPSGAGKTTLLRVLATALKPSAGNFELLGAQPWALGDSARQRLRARVALVHQAPPLPPRQRVVTAVLAGRLGQWSLWKSLASLLYPLDSAGARAELQRLDLGDKLFERCDQLSGGQLQRVGIARALYQQAEVLLADEPVSAMDPVLAGHTLGVLTREAQNRGVTLLASLHAVDLALEHFPRIVGVRDGRIAFDKPAEKVTPDDLRALYANEKLGRQDSSSPVGKPVVVQIPRC
- a CDS encoding DUF5064 family protein, whose translation is MFEPGHLHLQAMPGLDQQEIDAHIYYEVRRDAENGTYVHFTMKGEIDRAAFSEEWDMPKEQAFNFASDATRIAQKHGLHPRFGAVVRNHKEYDAMFEDIRQKLGTHYGDPVDLDEVIR
- a CDS encoding ABC transporter permease, translated to MLNPALSKSPPRDPAALPRLLLTLLALALLWPGLRLSELDIAGLFSGDNARTMANFLGGFWPPAHDAEFLGLLGRATLETLAIATAGMALAWLIAFPAALLATRALSISALPRGGLPAWWARALRWPVRGLLILLRSVPEIVWALLFVRAVGLGPTAGVLAIAITYGGMLGKVYAEIFESVDPRPTRAVLLGGGSRLQAFAYGVLPAAAPELISYTVYRWECAIRASVVMGFVGAGGLGQQIDLSLRMFAGGEVSAILLTFLVLVLGADLLSRFLRGRLE
- the phnE gene encoding phosphonate ABC transporter, permease protein PhnE: MSGLLRSLAWLLAVLIAVVASFAYLEMDTGGLFSAKGLGQMLAYARDFLSPDLSAPHLQAIGRGALETLAMSAIGTLLAALLGMLLALPAAGRFGRVAQSLSRLLLNALRAVPELVWGALMVLAAGLGPNAGTLALALHTGGVLGRLFAEALENTPTAPAEAVRLAGGGRVAAFAYGTLPAVWPQLVAYMLYRWENNIRMASVLGFVGAGGLGQMLYFSLSLFQQAQAATVILAMLLLVLGVDTLSAWARQRWVSH
- a CDS encoding NAD(P)-dependent oxidoreductase, whose amino-acid sequence is MSALPSIAFAGLGLMGVPMSRRLLAAGYPLSVWNRSAGKRELLAGEGARAVETPGQLCAEAEVVMLCLADTAAVREVVFGEGGIVENARAGQVLVDFSSLEPAATREMAAELEARTGMRWVDAPVSGGTPGAEAGSLAIMAGGRVEDIERVRPILANLGQRLTRMGDVGAGQVTKVCNQMIVACNALVIAEVVALAEKSGVDASLIAPALAGGFADSKPLQILAPQMAESSFEPVKWHVRTLLKDLDTAVKLSREEGSATPMSGLAAQLMRLHGSQGNLERDPATLVEQYRQSKEISA
- a CDS encoding putative selenate ABC transporter substrate-binding protein; the protein is MLKRTLALAACFALSFAASVTHAEALKELKVSAIPDEAPTELLRKFKPLGAYLEEQLGIPVKFIPVSDYAGVVEALASDRLDMAWLGGFTFVQARLKTGNAIPLVQREQDQQFTSKFITADPNVKSIQDLKGKTFAFGSVSSTSGSLMPRYFMQKDGVVPEQFFSRVAYSGAHDATVAWVQAGKVDAGVLNASVWQKLVDAGKVDTNKVKVFATTPTYYDYNWTVRGNLDPALAEKIKKAFLALDPSKPRDKEILDLQAASRFIETKPENYKGIEESARAAGLLK
- a CDS encoding DUF2288 domain-containing protein → MTEQASTLYAKLLGETAKISWQELAPFFARGNLLKVEGSADLVEVAVGVAEDDKAKVAAWLASGELSKVDEIQAEDFLARDPELWAVVIAPWVLVQERVRKDVLH
- a CDS encoding hydroxypyruvate isomerase family protein, whose protein sequence is MKLCANLSLLFTEVPLLQRIDAAAKAGFDGVEIQFPYDVPAEQLKAALDEAGMPLVLINLPAGDLMQGGPGIAAVPERTAEFEAALAQALDYARIVKPQHINVLAGRLVEGLEREVALQTLAERLRATCDAFAGTGTDVLMEAINCHDMKDFLLNTPEHLQDMLERVARENLRAQLDLYHMARMGLELVDCIYALMGQIGHVQFADYPERGEPGSGEMDFEVPLQVLGDVGYDGWLGAEYRPTGTTADSLRWLPRWRSGLIA